The following proteins are co-located in the Komagataeibacter sp. FNDCF1 genome:
- the cysK gene encoding cysteine synthase A: MKKTTPQERTYGFAAPRGKVYDSIVETVGGTPLVALPHLTREDGLQSRILMKLEFFNPLASVKDRIGAAMIEDAESRGEIEPGRTTLVEPTSGNTGISLAFVAAARGYRLIVTMPEGASIERRKMLRLLDAQLELTPSRLGMAGAIARAEEILKKTPNAWMPRQFDNPANPDVHAATTAEEIWVDTGGEVDIVVAGLGTGGTASGIAHGLKARKPGVQVYGVEPMESAILNGDEPGPHGIQGIGPGFCPRTLDLAALDGVLPVSEREAIAAARRCARLDGVPVGISSGAALHAAVQLAERPENSGKTIVTIAPSFAERYLSTSLFTGLV, translated from the coding sequence ATGAAAAAGACCACCCCCCAGGAGCGCACGTACGGTTTTGCCGCGCCGCGTGGAAAGGTATACGACTCCATTGTTGAGACCGTGGGGGGCACGCCGCTGGTGGCGCTGCCGCATCTGACCCGTGAGGACGGGTTGCAGAGTCGCATCCTGATGAAGCTGGAGTTCTTCAACCCGCTTGCCTCGGTCAAGGACCGGATTGGCGCCGCCATGATCGAGGATGCGGAAAGCCGGGGCGAGATCGAACCCGGCCGGACCACGCTGGTGGAACCGACATCGGGCAATACCGGCATCTCGCTTGCCTTTGTTGCCGCGGCCCGGGGCTACCGGCTGATCGTGACCATGCCCGAAGGGGCATCCATCGAACGGCGCAAGATGCTGCGTCTGCTTGATGCCCAGCTTGAGCTGACGCCCTCCCGGCTTGGCATGGCGGGTGCGATTGCCCGGGCGGAGGAAATCCTTAAAAAAACGCCCAATGCCTGGATGCCGCGCCAGTTTGACAATCCGGCCAATCCCGATGTGCACGCCGCCACCACGGCGGAAGAAATCTGGGTCGATACGGGAGGAGAGGTCGATATCGTCGTGGCCGGACTGGGCACGGGCGGGACGGCCAGTGGCATCGCGCATGGCCTGAAGGCGCGCAAGCCGGGTGTGCAGGTCTATGGTGTCGAGCCGATGGAAAGTGCCATCCTGAATGGTGACGAGCCGGGGCCGCATGGCATTCAGGGCATCGGGCCGGGCTTCTGCCCCCGTACGCTGGACCTTGCGGCGCTGGACGGCGTGCTGCCGGTATCGGAACGGGAGGCCATTGCCGCCGCACGGCGCTGTGCGCGGCTGGATGGGGTGCCGGTGGGCATTTCCTCGGGTGCGGCGCTGCACGCGGCCGTACAGCTTGCAGAGCGGCCGGAAAACAGCGGCAAGACTATTGTCACGATCGCCCCGTCCTTTGCCGAGCGTTATCTTTCGACGTCCCTGTTCACCGGACTGGTCTGA
- a CDS encoding Rrf2 family transcriptional regulator translates to MLLRRDRTMIAILIMLDVAFHAGRNGTISAADIAERAGLARRGIEPLLQTLSRSGLLESVRGPRGGYRLGRPRRDILLADILSVITAEDNRDDGPVGGLFKKVIEPCWEQFDSMIDAECHKISLDDLVRRAEHAGMRRPLPEPITFSI, encoded by the coding sequence ATGCTGCTCCGGCGTGACAGGACCATGATCGCCATACTGATCATGCTTGATGTTGCCTTTCACGCAGGGCGGAATGGCACCATAAGCGCTGCCGACATAGCCGAACGTGCGGGCCTGGCACGGCGTGGCATCGAGCCGCTGCTCCAGACGCTGTCACGCTCCGGCCTGCTGGAAAGCGTGCGTGGCCCGCGCGGCGGCTACCGGCTGGGCCGCCCGCGGCGGGATATCCTGCTGGCGGATATCCTGTCCGTCATTACAGCGGAGGACAACAGGGACGACGGCCCCGTGGGTGGCCTGTTCAAGAAGGTCATCGAACCGTGCTGGGAGCAGTTCGACAGCATGATCGACGCGGAATGCCACAAGATCAGCCTGGATGACCTGGTGCGCCGCGCGGAACATGCCGGCATGCGCCGCCCGCTGCCCGAACCCATCACCTTCTCGATCTGA